The region CGGTAGCGCCATCGGTCTGCGGGCCGATATGGATGCTCTGCCGATCGAGGAGGAGACGGGACTCCCCTACGCTTCCAAGGAAAAGGGGGTGATGCACGCCTGCGGGCACGACGGTCACGTGACGATGCTGCTGGCGGCGGCCAAACTCCTCAAAGAGTCGGTGGACTTCGACGGGCGGGTCGTCCTGATCTTCCAGCCGGCGGAAGAGGGGGGCGCCGGAGCCAAGGCGATGATCGACGACGGGCTTTTCGAGCGCTTCCCGATGGATCGCATCTACGGCTTGCATACACGGCCCAGCGAACCCTTTGGTACCTTTCTCATCAAAGAGGGGCCGGTGATGACTTCGGTGGATACCTGGGAAGTGAAGATCCGGGGACGTTCGGGCCACAGCTCCCAGCCCCATCGCGCCGTCAATCCCATTCTCGTCGCCGCCCATCTGGTCCAGGGGATCAAAGAGATCTCTGCGACCTCCATCGACCCCGCCAAGGCCCACGTCGTCACCGTAGCGACGATCGAGAGCGGCGTCGCTTTCAATGTGATCCCCGATACCTGCCGGATCGGCGGATCGGTCCGGGCTTTCGATCCCGAAGTGCAGGAGACGGTGGAGCAGAGGATCCGGGAGCTCGCCAGCTCGATGGCGGCGGGGTTCGGTGCCGAGGCGGAAGTCGACTACGAATACCGCTACCCTCCGACCATCAACACCTACACCCGTTCAGCCTACCGCTCAGCCGCTTCCTGTGTCGGCCCCGAGCGGATCAAGAGTGATTTCCCCTCCAGTATGGGGTCGGAGGATTTCAGTTTCTACCTGCAAAAGGTCCCCGGAGC is a window of Nitratifractor salsuginis DSM 16511 DNA encoding:
- a CDS encoding M20 aminoacylase family protein, with translation MKRLPLDIDYYKALRHELHRMPELGYKEHRTAERICGELEEYNIPYEKGIGGTGIVAWIDKGKPGSAIGLRADMDALPIEEETGLPYASKEKGVMHACGHDGHVTMLLAAAKLLKESVDFDGRVVLIFQPAEEGGAGAKAMIDDGLFERFPMDRIYGLHTRPSEPFGTFLIKEGPVMTSVDTWEVKIRGRSGHSSQPHRAVNPILVAAHLVQGIKEISATSIDPAKAHVVTVATIESGVAFNVIPDTCRIGGSVRAFDPEVQETVEQRIRELASSMAAGFGAEAEVDYEYRYPPTINTYTRSAYRSAASCVGPERIKSDFPSSMGSEDFSFYLQKVPGAYVWLGSKSDPEAETIPLHSSRYDFNDDLIEIGVCYWVGLVREELGKE